Below is a window of Bifidobacterium asteroides DNA.
TTTGTCGTTCTTGCGGTCGCCCAAATCCTGCTCTGTGCCATGAGCGTGAGCATGGGCGTCAACAGCTATTACCAAGGTCTATCGGTCAAGACCAGGGATCCTGCCAAGAGTCTGGCTTCGGCCCTGAGTTTGGTCTTCTTCACGGTCATTGTGCTCGGCTGCCTGGTGATCAAGCACACCCTGCAAGCATCAATTCGCCAACGTCGCCAGGGGCTGGCCCTTCTCTCGCTGCTGGGAGCTACGCCTAAGCAGATCCTGGTGCTCACGCTACTGCAGGTAATGATTTTGGCCCTGCTGGCCTCTCTTGTTGCTGCGGCTCTTTCGCCTGTACTGGCTGGAAGGATCCTCGATTGGTATTCCGCCGGGATGCGAAGGCCAGTGCATTTCGCTTTTACCTGGCACGGTTTTCCCAGGTCTGCTTTGACCGGTCTTGCTGTGGGCTTTGCCACGGCCATCTTGGCGACCAGCCTGACTTTGCGAGATTTGGCGAAGATGACACCCGTCCGGGTGGCGCGCCGTGCCGAGGAGAGTGAATCAGTCGAACGGCTCCGACATGGACGCGGTCTTGTGCCGCTTTTCCTTGGGTTGGCCTTGCTGCTATTGCCGTTGCCTGTTTTTGCCTATCTTTCGAGCAGCGGCCCTAGGTCATTGGATCCTAAGCAGGTCTCGGCGGTCCTTAATGCTGTTGGAAGTGGACCGCTGTTCGCCATTCTCTTGCTGCTGATCGCCCTGGCTCGCGCGGGCGAGCCGGTTATTGGCAGGGTCACTCAACTCTGGACCGCTCTGGTGCCGTCATCGTCTGCCGTCTGGCGAATAGCGCGTTCGCAGGCGGAGGCCAGAAGTCGAGACACGACATTTGGCTCTACGGTCATAGCGTTGACCGCCTGCATGTTTCTGGTCGGCGGTCTGCTGACTGCCGGAAGCACCAGTACCGTCGCTATGAACAAAGTACCGGGAATAGAGAACATCACATCAGGCGGAACCCTGGAGTTGCTCTATGGCTTCTGGGCAGCGCTGCTGATCGCCCTAGTCGGCGTGATCGCGGGGTTCACCATTGCTGCCCGGGATCGTGACCTGGATCTGGCGCTCCTGTCAATTGCTGGTGCAAACCCGCAGCAGCTGACTGCTATATCCATATTGGACGGCACCATCGTGACGACTACAGGCATTATCATCGCAGCTGTCGGTACCGGACTGGTCGGACTGAGTACGGCCCTGGTCTATTGCCCGCTTGTCCACAGTCTGTCCATAGTTTTTCCTTGGCGGTTCTTCCTTATATGCGGGTTGCCGATTATCGTCGTCGGCTCGCTGGCGACCATGCTGACGGCTCGGCCTGCATTGAGGCGCTCGCCCATAGCAATTCTGCAAGGCGCCATAGGCGAATGATCGACAGTGAGCTTTAATTGCTGAGCCCGATCTGTAATTGAGCGGTTTCGCCAAGCATCGATTCCGGCCATGGCTGTGTGTGACCAATTGATCAAGGGGACAGTTCCTTGTCGTATTGACAACTGGTCAATACGACAAATACATGCTGGATGCTCAGAGACGGGTATCCCATTATGACAGGTCAATCTCTAGGTAGTTTAGTGCACGATCATCTATGAAGTGGATAAAAGTGCAAGCAAACTAGCGCCTTGATCGCAGTGATCGAGTATATCGGAACCAGTCTCAATCGCCGAGATACTCGATTGCATCATAGTGTTCGGTCATGGCTGCCAGTGGTCATCAAGGTAAGAATCATTCAGTTCTTGACACGTTTGTACACCAGGGGCCAGTCTGCGACGACATGAAGCTCCTCGTATTTAGACCAGCGACCTTTCAACCGTTGGTTTCGATATTTGCGCTTAAGCAGTGCTGAATTGCAGCCAGCCAAATCGTTGAGCTCTTGATCGAGCCTGCTTAAGTCGAAATGCTTCCTCTTGATTTTCTTGACATCGCGCAGGTTTTTGCGTATATCCAGACTCATACATGATGGATGATGCCTTTCATGTTCTTTGCATCACCCGCGTGAGTGATCGGTGAAGCCCCAGCTTTCTCCATTTCTCTGTCAAATTTTGAAATTCGAGAGCGAAACGGAAGTCCTTCTTCGCACAGCGACTGAGAGTGGAACACATTAATCGCCGTGTCGAGATCTAGGCCCGGATCTTCGAAAAGCTGCGATGCCCGACGCTTTATATCCTTACCAGTGCAAATTTGAATTCTTGCTGTCTCTTTTATTGCTTTCTTCTACTCTAATTGCTCTATTAGTCGTCTTTAGCTCTAAAGATATATCAATTGTGTTCCGACCGGAGTTGTTTTGGAGTCATTCTGAATCTGTGAGCAAAGAAACGAGAATGAGCTGATGTTCATGAATAAGGTTGTTGAAAATGTGATTCACTAAGCAATCAAGAAAGATGATTTTTTGAAGCGTAAAACGGTATAGAAAGGGCCAGCCAAGTTGCCTCGGCTGGCCCTTGTTTTGGTGGAGCTGCGGGGAATTGAACCCCGGTCCGGTGACCGCACCCTCAGTCTTCTACGTGCGTAGTCTGCTGGCCTTTGTGGCTATCTGTCTGCCCCCACCTATGTCGCAGACAACTGGTGGCGGGCATAGCCGCAGAAAAAGTCCCCGAACCGCCCTGTGACGCAGCGGTTCAGGCAAGTCTTCTTAATGACGCTCAGCATCCCCCCGAAGGCGAAGGGGAGTGAACGGAGCAGCTGCTCACTGGTTAATCCTGGCGCGAAGCTCAGGCAGCGAGAGCGAACTCAGTGCGGTTAGATTTAGCACTTGTTGTTTGCGGGAGGACATTAACGAGCGGACCCCCGCGTTCTCGGCACGCTTCCCTGCGACGAACAGGTCACCGTCGAAACCGATCAGCCCCAATCTTGAATTATCAAGCCCCGCTGGTGCCATTACGGACCAGCCTCGTCAGTATACAACAGATGGACGTTGCGGATATTCCGCTTCTCTCTCGGCATTGACCGCGATCCTGGTCAAGCCACAGAGCCCAGTCGACTGGTGGCATAGTCGCTGAAGGCATGCACCTCATCCACATCTTCGTAGAAGGCCTCCCGCTTGGTGTCGTTGAAGAGGAAGATGTTGAAACGGGGCATGTCATCCCCGGCAAAGGGGATGAAGCGCAGGCCATCGCCAGGGTGCACGCCGGCCGAGGTGATCAGACTGCAGACCAGACCGGATGTGGTCACCATCTTCAGGGTTTCTACGTCGGAGACCTCAACCAGATGACTGACTGGTTCAGACAGGTGAATCAGCCGTTCGGCAGCCTGGGCATGGACGAAATCGCGGTTGAGGGTCGTGAAAGGAACGTCCCCGGGAAGCATGGACAGATCCTCGGGGTGCAGACTGGTCATTCCTGCCGTGCCCAACCGTTCGACCATGGACTGGGTGCAGACCATGCCGAAGGGGAAGGATGTCAGCTTGGTCGTTTCAACGCCATCCACACTCAAAGACTCGTCGACACTGGCCACCGCCCCGTAGTCCACACGGTGGGCCTCTATCTGACTCAGCAACTTTTGAGACCCTATGGTTTCTACGGTCGCGTTCTTGTCTGGTTCGCACTGCTCTTGCCGCCCTTGCCCGGAGCTCAGCAGCGATGAGATGATGGGCGGCAGGCCGATGATGCGCCGTCGGATCCCATTCCTCGCAGCCAGGGCCTCGGGCAGGGTGTTGATCAGGTCCAGGGCCTGGCCGACGTGGTCCACCACTGTTCTTCCGGATTGGGTGAGCTGTGTGCCGTCGCCAGCGCCGAAGCGCTTCCTCTGGACCAGCTTGGTTCCCAGACGCATTTCCAGCCTTCTGATGGCCTGCGAGACCGCAGGCTGTGAGATGCCTGCCTCCAATGCGACATCGGTGAAACTGCCGTACCGGGCCAGCATGGTAAGCAGCTCGAGGTCGCGGACATTATCCATATAGGTCATGAGCCGCTTCCCTTGATTGGTGCTCGGACTATTGCTTATCCGTCAACTTTGGCGAAAAACTATTCACAACCACACTATCATCGTCATTTGGACTTGAGAAGATCGACACTTGAAAATATAGCCAGGGCCCGACTCATGACTGGGGTCCGGCCGCCACGATATCGGTTATCAATCGTGCCGGCCGGACCCCAACCTCAATGTCGCAATATGCGAAGAAGCTGGTTTCGCTCAGGCATCGTAGTGCCACTGGGCCTTGGCCACGGCGGCGTCCACATCTTCAATCGGCTCCCGGTTCAGACCCTCTTGGACCGCC
It encodes the following:
- a CDS encoding FtsX-like permease family protein, with the protein product MTWALRDLKANNGIWAGVFVVLAVAQILLCAMSVSMGVNSYYQGLSVKTRDPAKSLASALSLVFFTVIVLGCLVIKHTLQASIRQRRQGLALLSLLGATPKQILVLTLLQVMILALLASLVAAALSPVLAGRILDWYSAGMRRPVHFAFTWHGFPRSALTGLAVGFATAILATSLTLRDLAKMTPVRVARRAEESESVERLRHGRGLVPLFLGLALLLLPLPVFAYLSSSGPRSLDPKQVSAVLNAVGSGPLFAILLLLIALARAGEPVIGRVTQLWTALVPSSSAVWRIARSQAEARSRDTTFGSTVIALTACMFLVGGLLTAGSTSTVAMNKVPGIENITSGGTLELLYGFWAALLIALVGVIAGFTIAARDRDLDLALLSIAGANPQQLTAISILDGTIVTTTGIIIAAVGTGLVGLSTALVYCPLVHSLSIVFPWRFFLICGLPIIVVGSLATMLTARPALRRSPIAILQGAIGE
- a CDS encoding type II toxin-antitoxin system mRNA interferase toxin, RelE/StbE family; this encodes MSLDIRKNLRDVKKIKRKHFDLSRLDQELNDLAGCNSALLKRKYRNQRLKGRWSKYEELHVVADWPLVYKRVKN
- a CDS encoding LysR family transcriptional regulator, with the protein product MTYMDNVRDLELLTMLARYGSFTDVALEAGISQPAVSQAIRRLEMRLGTKLVQRKRFGAGDGTQLTQSGRTVVDHVGQALDLINTLPEALAARNGIRRRIIGLPPIISSLLSSGQGRQEQCEPDKNATVETIGSQKLLSQIEAHRVDYGAVASVDESLSVDGVETTKLTSFPFGMVCTQSMVERLGTAGMTSLHPEDLSMLPGDVPFTTLNRDFVHAQAAERLIHLSEPVSHLVEVSDVETLKMVTTSGLVCSLITSAGVHPGDGLRFIPFAGDDMPRFNIFLFNDTKREAFYEDVDEVHAFSDYATSRLGSVA